The proteins below come from a single Geobacillus thermoleovorans genomic window:
- a CDS encoding YqkE family protein, with translation MKNRVARKKEQETQAVTLADRLGAETEAKLLAKKRALAEEEQRRLAAEEARRREEERRREEQKSFAELLEESELDWRKFK, from the coding sequence ATGAAGAACCGGGTTGCGCGGAAAAAAGAACAAGAGACGCAGGCAGTGACGCTTGCCGACCGGCTCGGTGCCGAGACGGAAGCGAAACTGCTCGCGAAAAAGCGGGCGCTTGCCGAGGAAGAACAGCGGCGTCTAGCGGCGGAAGAGGCGCGGCGTCGCGAGGAAGAGCGCCGCCGTGAGGAACAGAAATCATTTGCCGAGCTGCTGGAAGAAAGTGAACTCGATTGGCGGAAGTTT
- a CDS encoding YqkC family protein has product MNGKLEQLAKAAKQKTWVSFTHENDPYSLLHWSVAGPYHEAKDVWLLQNEMTFEMKEFPTLEEAIAWLGEHMPHITEVL; this is encoded by the coding sequence ATGAACGGTAAGCTAGAGCAGCTCGCAAAGGCGGCGAAGCAAAAAACATGGGTGTCGTTCACCCATGAAAACGATCCGTACAGCTTGCTTCATTGGTCGGTCGCCGGCCCGTATCATGAGGCGAAAGACGTCTGGCTGCTGCAAAACGAAATGACGTTTGAAATGAAAGAGTTTCCGACGCTGGAGGAGGCGATCGCCTGGCTTGGCGAACATATGCCGCACATCACCGAGGTGTTGTAA